From Ancylobacter pratisalsi, one genomic window encodes:
- the wrbA gene encoding NAD(P)H:quinone oxidoreductase, whose amino-acid sequence MAKVLVLYYSTYGHLEIMADAVAEGAREAGADVVVKRVPETVPVEAAEQNHFKLDQQAPVATVDELKDYDAIIFGAPTRFGTVASQMRSFIDQTGGLWFTGGLVGKVGSVFTASATQHGGQESTILGFIPTLLHHGMVVVGLPYAFQGQMGVDEIKGGSPYGASTIADGDGSRMPSKIELDGARFQGKHVATIAGKLHG is encoded by the coding sequence ATGGCTAAAGTTCTCGTTCTCTATTACTCCACCTATGGTCACCTCGAGATCATGGCCGACGCGGTCGCTGAAGGTGCGCGTGAGGCTGGTGCCGACGTTGTCGTGAAGCGCGTGCCCGAAACCGTTCCAGTTGAAGCCGCCGAGCAGAACCATTTCAAGCTGGACCAGCAGGCGCCGGTCGCCACTGTGGACGAGCTGAAGGATTACGACGCGATCATCTTCGGTGCCCCCACCCGCTTCGGCACCGTCGCCTCCCAGATGCGCAGCTTCATCGACCAGACCGGCGGCCTGTGGTTCACGGGCGGGCTGGTCGGCAAGGTCGGCTCGGTGTTCACCGCCTCCGCCACCCAGCATGGCGGACAGGAATCCACCATCCTCGGCTTCATTCCGACCCTGCTCCATCACGGCATGGTCGTGGTCGGCCTGCCTTACGCGTTCCAGGGCCAGATGGGTGTTGATGAGATCAAGGGCGGCTCGCCCTATGGCGCGTCGACGATCGCCGACGGTGATGGCAGCCGGATGCCCTCGAAGATCGAGCTCGATGGCGCTCGCTTCCAGGGCAAGCATGTCGCGACCATCGCGGGCAAGCTGCACGGCTGA
- the tgt gene encoding tRNA guanosine(34) transglycosylase Tgt has protein sequence MTLDFHYRLKATDGAARLGEVVTARGIVNTPAFMPVGTAATVKGMYPAQVRELGADIVLGNTYHLMLRPTAERVAQLGGLHAFMRWPHPILTDSGGFQIMSLAALRKMSEKGVTFRSHIDGSYHELSPERSVEIQGLLGSDIQMQLDECVRLPASREEISRALQLSLRWAERSKRAFEAQPPGRALFGIVQGGDAPDLREVSARGLVDIGFPGYSIGGLAVGEPQDVMLSMLDVVTPILPTDKPRYLMGVGTPDDILESVARGVDMFDCVMPTRAGRHALAFSRFGKINLKNARHAEDPRPLDEESDCPAARDYSRAYLHHLIRCDEMLGSMLLTWVNLAYYQSLMKGARIAIGEGRFDDYRAQVKDGWVRGDVPVRS, from the coding sequence ATGACACTCGATTTCCATTACCGCCTGAAAGCCACGGATGGCGCGGCGCGCCTCGGTGAGGTTGTCACCGCGCGGGGCATCGTCAACACGCCCGCCTTCATGCCGGTCGGCACGGCCGCCACGGTGAAGGGCATGTACCCCGCGCAGGTGCGCGAGCTTGGCGCGGACATCGTGCTGGGAAACACCTATCACCTGATGCTGCGCCCGACCGCCGAGCGCGTCGCACAGCTTGGCGGGCTGCACGCCTTCATGCGCTGGCCGCACCCGATCCTCACCGATTCCGGCGGCTTCCAGATCATGTCGCTGGCGGCCCTCCGGAAGATGAGCGAGAAGGGCGTGACCTTCCGCTCCCATATCGACGGCAGCTATCATGAGCTGTCGCCGGAGCGCTCGGTCGAAATCCAGGGACTGCTGGGTTCAGACATCCAAATGCAGCTTGACGAGTGCGTGCGTCTGCCGGCGAGCCGGGAGGAGATCTCCCGCGCGCTCCAGCTTTCGCTGCGCTGGGCGGAGCGTTCCAAACGGGCGTTCGAGGCGCAGCCTCCGGGCCGCGCGCTGTTCGGCATTGTGCAGGGCGGGGACGCGCCGGACCTTCGCGAGGTGTCGGCGCGCGGGCTCGTGGACATTGGTTTTCCCGGCTACTCGATCGGGGGCCTGGCGGTCGGCGAGCCGCAGGATGTGATGCTGAGCATGCTCGACGTGGTGACGCCGATCCTGCCCACCGACAAGCCGCGCTATCTTATGGGCGTGGGCACGCCGGACGACATCCTCGAGAGCGTCGCGCGCGGGGTCGACATGTTCGACTGCGTGATGCCCACGCGCGCCGGGCGTCACGCGCTGGCCTTCAGCCGCTTCGGCAAGATCAACCTGAAAAACGCCCGCCACGCCGAGGATCCGCGGCCTCTGGACGAGGAGAGCGACTGCCCGGCGGCGCGTGATTATTCGCGGGCCTATCTCCACCATCTCATCCGTTGCGACGAAATGCTGGGCTCGATGCTGCTGACCTGGGTGAACCTGGCCTATTACCAGAGCCTGATGAAGGGCGCCCGGATCGCTATCGGCGAGGGGCGGTTCGATGACTATCGCGCGCAGGTGAAGGACGGCTGGGTTCGCGGCGACGTTCCCGTCCGGTCCTGA
- the queA gene encoding tRNA preQ1(34) S-adenosylmethionine ribosyltransferase-isomerase QueA, translating to MHVDLFDFELPPERIALRPVSPRDAARLLVVRPGSGTELTDAHVRDLPELLAPGDALVVNDTRVVPARLDGMRRRATSQGEGVRVEAMLHKQIAPDAWLALARPGKRLSPGDAIEFTSPDGQQILAATLEAKGEGGEVTLRFALKGAALDAAIAAIGHIPLPPYIAAKRDDDAQDRRDYQTMFARHEGSVAAPTAGLHFTPELIDRLEQRGIATHRVTLHVGAGTFLPVKVDDTTDHRMHAEWGEVSPETAAALNDVKARGGKVVTVGTTATRLIESAASAEGALAAWRGETDIFITPGYRFRYIDGMLTNFHLPRSTLVMLVAAFTGHETQKHAYAHAIATGYRFYSYGDACLLLPEVRT from the coding sequence ATGCACGTCGACCTCTTCGATTTCGAACTGCCACCTGAGCGGATTGCGCTGCGTCCGGTGTCGCCGCGCGATGCGGCACGCCTGCTCGTGGTTCGGCCCGGCTCCGGCACGGAGCTCACCGATGCGCATGTGCGCGACCTGCCCGAGCTTCTGGCGCCCGGCGACGCGCTGGTGGTGAACGATACGCGGGTGGTTCCCGCGCGCCTCGACGGTATGCGCCGCCGCGCTACGTCGCAGGGCGAGGGCGTTCGTGTCGAGGCAATGCTGCACAAGCAGATCGCCCCCGACGCCTGGCTCGCCCTCGCGCGTCCCGGCAAGCGGCTTTCGCCGGGCGACGCCATTGAATTCACCTCACCAGATGGCCAGCAGATCCTCGCCGCGACGCTGGAAGCCAAGGGCGAGGGTGGTGAGGTCACGCTGCGTTTCGCGCTCAAGGGCGCTGCCCTCGATGCCGCCATCGCGGCCATCGGCCATATTCCCCTGCCGCCCTATATCGCCGCCAAGCGTGACGACGATGCGCAGGACCGCCGCGACTACCAGACCATGTTCGCGCGGCATGAAGGCTCGGTCGCGGCGCCGACGGCCGGTCTGCACTTCACGCCGGAACTGATCGACCGGCTGGAACAGCGCGGCATTGCCACACACCGCGTCACGCTTCATGTGGGAGCGGGTACCTTCCTGCCGGTGAAGGTGGACGATACCACCGATCATCGCATGCATGCCGAGTGGGGCGAGGTCTCCCCGGAGACCGCCGCCGCGCTCAATGACGTGAAGGCGCGCGGGGGCAAGGTCGTCACCGTCGGCACCACCGCCACCCGGCTGATCGAGAGCGCCGCCTCGGCCGAAGGCGCGCTGGCGGCATGGCGCGGCGAGACGGACATCTTCATCACGCCCGGCTACCGCTTCCGCTATATCGACGGCATGCTCACGAACTTCCACCTGCCGCGTTCGACGCTGGTGATGCTGGTCGCCGCCTTCACCGGCCATGAGACGCAGAAGCACGCCTATGCCCACGCGATCGCGACCGGCTACCGCTTCTATTCCTATGGCGATGCCTGCCTTTTGCTGCCAGAAGTCCGCACATGA
- a CDS encoding peptidylprolyl isomerase, which translates to MTDTAETFLLLETTQGPVKIRFRPDLAPNHVARISELATEGFYNNVPFHRVIEGFMAQTGDGQHGNGTGGSGKKLKAEFNKGKHVRGTASMARAQNPDSGDSQFFICFTDASFLDGQYTVWGEVVEGMENVDKIKRGEPVKDPDMIVKASVTA; encoded by the coding sequence ATGACCGACACCGCCGAGACCTTCCTGCTGCTGGAGACCACACAGGGCCCGGTCAAGATCCGCTTCCGCCCGGACCTGGCGCCCAACCACGTTGCGCGCATTTCGGAACTCGCCACCGAAGGGTTCTACAACAACGTGCCGTTCCATCGCGTGATCGAGGGCTTCATGGCCCAGACGGGCGATGGCCAGCACGGCAACGGCACCGGCGGTTCGGGCAAGAAGCTGAAGGCGGAGTTCAACAAGGGCAAGCACGTGCGCGGCACCGCCTCCATGGCCCGCGCCCAGAACCCGGACTCCGGTGACAGCCAGTTCTTCATCTGCTTCACCGACGCCTCGTTCCTTGACGGCCAGTACACCGTGTGGGGCGAAGTGGTCGAGGGCATGGAGAATGTCGACAAGATCAAGCGCGGCGAGCCGGTCAAGGATCCGGACATGATCGTCAAGGCGTCCGTTACCGCCTGA
- a CDS encoding peptidylprolyl isomerase, translating to MIRSLFAAVVLACAFALPAAAQAPKLPPNVDPQNTIIMETTKGPVIFVLRPDIAPKHAERIKTLAREGFYNNVPFHRVIEGFMAQTGDGQYGNGTGGSRYPDLPAEFSKVPYTRGTVGMARASSPNSANSQFFITFGDASFLNGQYTVIGQVVSGMENVDKLKRGEPVQNPDKIISMKVAADK from the coding sequence ATGATCCGAAGCCTTTTCGCTGCCGTCGTCCTCGCCTGCGCGTTCGCTCTGCCGGCGGCGGCGCAGGCCCCGAAGCTGCCGCCGAATGTCGACCCGCAGAACACCATCATCATGGAAACCACCAAGGGACCCGTGATCTTCGTTCTGCGTCCCGACATCGCCCCCAAGCATGCCGAGCGCATCAAGACGCTGGCGCGCGAGGGCTTTTACAACAATGTGCCGTTCCATCGCGTGATCGAGGGCTTCATGGCCCAGACCGGCGACGGCCAGTATGGCAACGGCACCGGCGGCTCGCGCTACCCGGATCTGCCGGCCGAATTTTCCAAGGTGCCGTATACCCGCGGCACGGTCGGCATGGCGCGGGCGTCGAGCCCGAACAGCGCCAATTCGCAGTTCTTCATCACCTTCGGCGATGCCTCCTTCCTGAATGGCCAGTACACCGTGATCGGGCAGGTCGTTTCCGGAATGGAGAATGTCGACAAGCTCAAGCGCGGCGAGCCGGTTCAGAACCCGGACAAGATCATTTCGATGAAGGTCGCCGCCGACAAGTGA
- the coaD gene encoding pantetheine-phosphate adenylyltransferase, which produces MRTAFYPGSFDPPTNGHVEVARAAARLADRLVVAVGIHPGKTPLFAAEQRLDMLREVFAPVAAQEGATLECVTFDGLVVDAARSHGASILIRGLRDGTDLDYEMQMAGMNGTLCPQVQTVFLPASPIARPITATLVRQIAAMGGDVSAFVPPAVLDRLKARFGRTD; this is translated from the coding sequence ATGCGTACCGCCTTCTATCCCGGATCGTTCGACCCTCCGACCAATGGTCACGTCGAGGTGGCCCGCGCGGCTGCGCGGCTGGCAGACCGGCTGGTGGTGGCGGTCGGCATCCATCCGGGCAAGACACCGCTCTTTGCCGCCGAGCAGCGGCTCGACATGCTGCGCGAGGTATTCGCGCCGGTTGCCGCCCAGGAGGGGGCGACGCTGGAATGCGTCACCTTCGACGGGCTGGTGGTTGACGCCGCCCGCTCCCACGGGGCGAGTATCCTCATTCGCGGGCTGCGCGATGGCACCGATCTGGATTACGAGATGCAGATGGCCGGCATGAACGGAACACTGTGCCCCCAGGTGCAGACCGTTTTCCTGCCGGCCTCGCCGATCGCCCGCCCCATCACCGCCACTCTGGTCAGGCAAATCGCCGCCATGGGTGGAGACGTCTCCGCCTTCGTTCCGCCCGCCGTGCTGGACCGCCTGAAGGCGCGGTTCGGCCGGACCGACTAG
- a CDS encoding TIGR00730 family Rossman fold protein, translating to MRRLCVFLGSNPGRRPAYEEAAVALGRTLAREGIGLVYGGASVGLMGALANATLEAGGEVIGIIPQRLIDKEIGHRGLSDLRVVGSMHERKALMAELSDGFVALPGGVGTLEELFEVWTWAQLGSHDKPCAVLNVEGYYDGMLAFIDHVVEEGFMRGVHRDMLTVASDPAELLAKLRDYQPPNVVKWISRGEH from the coding sequence ATGCGTCGTCTGTGCGTCTTCCTCGGCTCCAATCCCGGCCGCCGCCCCGCGTATGAGGAGGCCGCGGTCGCGCTGGGCAGGACCCTGGCGCGCGAAGGGATCGGGCTGGTCTATGGCGGGGCCTCGGTCGGCCTCATGGGCGCACTCGCCAATGCCACCCTGGAAGCCGGTGGCGAGGTGATCGGCATCATCCCCCAGCGCCTGATCGACAAGGAAATCGGCCACAGGGGCCTGTCGGACCTGCGGGTCGTCGGCTCGATGCATGAACGCAAGGCGCTGATGGCCGAGCTTTCCGATGGTTTCGTCGCATTGCCCGGTGGGGTGGGCACGCTGGAGGAGCTGTTCGAGGTGTGGACCTGGGCCCAGCTCGGCAGCCACGACAAGCCGTGCGCGGTGCTCAATGTCGAAGGCTATTATGACGGCATGCTGGCGTTCATCGACCATGTCGTCGAGGAAGGCTTCATGCGGGGTGTGCATCGCGACATGCTGACCGTTGCCAGCGACCCTGCCGAACTGCTGGCCAAGCTCAGGGATTACCAGCCGCCGAATGTGGTGAAGTGGATCAGCCGCGGCGAGCATTGA
- the gyrA gene encoding DNA gyrase subunit A produces MSDSDTFKPEGGEPSDIRPVSITDELSRSYLDYAMSVIVSRALPDVRDGLKPVHRRILFSMRENNYTPERPYNKSARVTGDTMGKYHPHGNQAIYDALVRLAQDFSMRLPLIDGQGNFGSIDGDPPAAERYTEVRLAKPAMTLLDDLDKDTVDFQDNYDGREQEPTVLPARFPNLLANGAGGIAVGMATNIPPHNLGEVIDACVAFINDPSLDGEALLEYVHGPDFPTGAMILGRSGIRQAYLTGRGSIVMRSRTSIETLRKDREAIIVTEIPYQVNKAAMIERIAELVRDKRLEGIAEIRDESSREGLRVVFEIKRDAQADIVLNNLFRMTALQTSFGANMVALNGGKPALMTLLDLVTAFVAFREDVVSRRTKFLLRKARDRAHVLVGLAIAVANIDEVIHTIRTSPDPATAREALMTRHWPALDVAPLIALIDDPRHKLAEDNTYRLSAEQARAILDLRLQRLTALGRDEIADELDKIAVEIKEYLEILASRERIRTIVKDELLEVKGQFGTPRKTEITEGEGDFEDEDLIAREDMVVTVSHAGYVKRVPLSTYRAQRRGGKGRAGMQTRDEDFVTRIFVASTHSPVLFFSSKGQVYKLKVWRLPIAAPQARGKALVNILPLTEGERITSIMALPDEETWSRLQIMFATTSGSVRRNELSDFTNVNRNGKIAMKLEEGEQIADVELCSVDDDVLLTSANGQCIRFPVTEVRVFKGRDSMGVRGIQMEEGDKLISMAIIRHVEASADERAEYIKRANAVRRSQNGTEDVAEADVEVVDADVEEVTAGGSEMDVSRYAAMSAAEQFILTLSENGYGKRTSSYEYRTTRRGGKGIVAMAVNHRNGPLIASFPVEDSNQIMLVTDGGQLIRCPVNGIRIVGRGSQGVIVFDTAEDEKVVSVERVTEEEGEEGDDIADGGVEE; encoded by the coding sequence TTGTCCGATTCCGATACGTTCAAGCCTGAGGGAGGCGAGCCCTCGGACATCCGTCCCGTCTCCATCACGGACGAGCTCTCGCGCAGTTACCTTGACTATGCGATGAGCGTCATTGTCTCGCGTGCGCTTCCCGACGTGCGTGACGGACTGAAGCCGGTGCATCGGCGCATCCTGTTCTCGATGCGCGAGAACAATTACACGCCCGAGCGCCCCTACAATAAGTCCGCCCGCGTCACCGGCGATACGATGGGCAAGTACCACCCGCACGGCAACCAGGCGATCTATGACGCACTGGTCCGGCTGGCGCAGGACTTCTCCATGCGCCTGCCGCTGATCGACGGGCAGGGGAACTTCGGTTCGATCGATGGCGACCCGCCGGCGGCCGAACGTTACACCGAGGTGCGGCTCGCCAAGCCGGCGATGACGCTGCTGGACGACCTCGACAAGGACACCGTCGACTTCCAGGACAATTACGACGGCCGCGAGCAGGAGCCCACCGTGCTCCCCGCGCGCTTTCCCAACCTTCTGGCCAATGGCGCAGGCGGCATCGCCGTCGGCATGGCGACCAACATTCCGCCGCACAACCTCGGCGAAGTGATCGACGCGTGCGTTGCCTTCATCAACGACCCCAGCCTCGATGGCGAGGCGCTGCTGGAATATGTTCACGGTCCCGATTTTCCGACCGGGGCCATGATTCTCGGGCGCAGCGGCATCCGGCAGGCCTACCTGACCGGGCGCGGCTCCATCGTCATGCGCTCGCGCACCAGCATCGAGACGCTGCGCAAGGATCGTGAAGCGATCATCGTCACCGAGATCCCGTATCAGGTGAACAAGGCGGCGATGATCGAGCGCATCGCGGAACTGGTCCGTGACAAGCGCCTCGAAGGCATCGCGGAAATCCGCGACGAGAGCTCCCGCGAGGGGCTGCGCGTCGTGTTCGAGATCAAGCGCGATGCGCAGGCCGATATCGTCCTCAACAATCTCTTCCGCATGACGGCGCTGCAGACCTCCTTCGGCGCCAACATGGTGGCGCTGAATGGCGGCAAGCCGGCGCTGATGACGCTGCTGGACCTGGTTACCGCCTTCGTCGCGTTCCGCGAGGATGTCGTTAGCCGGCGCACAAAATTCCTGCTCCGCAAGGCGCGCGATCGGGCTCATGTCTTGGTGGGTCTCGCCATCGCGGTGGCGAATATCGATGAGGTGATCCACACCATCCGCACCTCGCCCGATCCGGCGACGGCGCGCGAGGCGTTGATGACCCGCCACTGGCCCGCGCTCGACGTGGCGCCGCTGATCGCGCTGATCGACGACCCGCGTCACAAGCTGGCGGAAGACAATACCTATCGTCTCTCCGCTGAGCAGGCGCGCGCGATCCTCGATCTTCGCCTGCAGCGCCTTACCGCGCTGGGTCGCGACGAGATCGCCGACGAACTCGACAAGATCGCCGTCGAGATCAAGGAATATCTGGAAATTCTCGCGAGCCGCGAGCGGATCCGCACCATCGTCAAGGATGAACTCCTTGAGGTGAAAGGGCAATTCGGCACGCCGCGAAAGACCGAGATTACCGAGGGCGAGGGCGACTTCGAGGACGAGGACCTTATCGCTCGCGAGGACATGGTCGTCACCGTCTCGCATGCGGGCTATGTGAAACGCGTGCCGCTGTCGACCTACCGGGCACAGCGGCGCGGCGGCAAGGGCCGCGCGGGCATGCAAACGCGCGACGAGGACTTCGTCACCCGCATCTTCGTTGCCTCGACCCATTCGCCGGTGCTGTTCTTCTCCTCCAAGGGGCAGGTCTACAAGCTGAAGGTGTGGCGCCTGCCGATCGCGGCGCCGCAGGCACGTGGCAAGGCGCTGGTGAATATTCTGCCGCTCACCGAGGGCGAGCGGATCACCTCCATCATGGCGCTGCCGGACGAAGAGACGTGGAGCCGGCTACAGATCATGTTCGCCACCACGTCCGGTTCGGTGCGGCGCAACGAGCTGTCGGATTTCACCAATGTGAACCGCAACGGCAAAATCGCGATGAAGCTGGAAGAGGGAGAGCAGATCGCCGATGTCGAGCTGTGCTCGGTGGACGACGATGTCCTGCTCACCAGCGCCAACGGCCAGTGCATCCGCTTCCCCGTGACCGAGGTGCGCGTGTTCAAGGGCCGCGATTCCATGGGCGTGCGCGGCATCCAGATGGAAGAGGGCGACAAGCTGATTTCGATGGCGATCATTCGCCATGTGGAGGCCAGCGCCGATGAGCGCGCCGAGTACATAAAGCGCGCCAATGCCGTTCGCCGGAGCCAGAACGGCACCGAGGATGTGGCCGAGGCGGATGTCGAGGTCGTTGATGCCGACGTCGAGGAAGTCACCGCCGGAGGCAGCGAGATGGATGTCAGCCGCTATGCCGCGATGAGCGCGGCGGAGCAGTTCATCCTCACCCTCTCCGAGAACGGCTACGGCAAGCGCACGTCTTCCTATGAATACCGCACCACGCGGCGCGGCGGTAAGGGCATCGTGGCCATGGCGGTCAATCACCGCAACGGTCCGTTGATCGCGTCCTTCCCGGTGGAGGACTCCAACCAGATCATGCTGGTGACGGATGGCGGCCAGCTGATCCGCTGCCCGGTGAACGGTATACGCATTGTCGGACGTGGCAGCCAGGGCGTGATCGTGTTCGACACGGCCGAGGATGAGAAGGTCGTCTCGGTCGAGCGCGTCACCGAGGAAGAAGGCGAAGAAGGCGACGACATCGCCGATGGGGGCGTGGAGGAGTAG
- a CDS encoding MarC family protein yields the protein MLDYVFSAAVTMLVVIDPVGLVPIFIAVTSDLSASERRTVAIRASLIAVVILVLFGLVGAPLLHALGITLPAFRIAGGLLLFAISFEMVFARRHERKFEAAEVAIREQHLRTLAVFPLAIPLMAGPGAITAMLLLAGEAHGDPSRLAALFAITVAVLASCLLVFLIAERMNRLLGITGNAILSRLLGVVLAALAVQFVIDGIKAAFPG from the coding sequence ATGCTGGACTATGTGTTCTCGGCAGCCGTGACCATGCTGGTGGTGATCGACCCTGTCGGGTTGGTGCCGATCTTCATAGCCGTGACGTCCGATCTCTCCGCCAGCGAGCGCCGAACGGTCGCGATCCGGGCCTCGCTGATCGCCGTCGTCATCCTGGTGCTGTTCGGGCTGGTCGGGGCACCGCTGCTCCATGCGCTCGGCATCACGCTGCCCGCCTTCCGCATCGCGGGCGGGCTTCTGCTGTTCGCCATTTCATTCGAGATGGTGTTCGCCCGCCGCCACGAGCGAAAGTTCGAAGCCGCCGAGGTGGCGATACGCGAGCAGCATCTGCGGACGCTGGCGGTCTTCCCGCTGGCCATTCCGCTCATGGCCGGGCCCGGCGCCATTACCGCCATGCTGCTGCTGGCGGGCGAGGCGCATGGCGATCCGTCCCGCCTCGCGGCGCTGTTCGCGATCACGGTCGCGGTGCTGGCGAGCTGCCTGCTGGTGTTCCTTATCGCCGAACGGATGAACCGGCTGCTCGGCATCACCGGCAACGCGATTCTCTCGCGCCTGCTTGGCGTCGTGCTTGCCGCGCTCGCCGTTCAGTTCGTGATCGATGGAATCAAGGCGGCCTTTCCCGGCTGA
- a CDS encoding DUF2306 domain-containing protein, with protein sequence MNLAPLLDASPAIRLHAFAAFAALGVGIVQMAAPKGTFPHRGVGWVWGALMATVAISSFWIHEMRWFGPFGPIHLLSLYVLGALPIALLSAHRHAVQRHRDAMRGLFMGALVLAGLFTFWPGRIMHQVLFGS encoded by the coding sequence ATGAACCTGGCGCCGCTCCTTGATGCCTCTCCGGCGATTCGCCTGCACGCCTTCGCGGCGTTCGCTGCGCTTGGCGTCGGCATCGTGCAGATGGCGGCACCCAAGGGCACATTTCCCCATCGCGGCGTTGGCTGGGTCTGGGGCGCGCTCATGGCGACAGTGGCGATAAGCTCGTTCTGGATCCACGAGATGCGCTGGTTCGGCCCATTCGGACCCATTCATCTGCTTTCACTCTACGTCCTCGGCGCGTTGCCGATCGCGCTCCTGAGTGCGCATCGGCATGCGGTTCAACGTCACCGGGACGCAATGCGCGGCCTGTTCATGGGCGCACTAGTGCTGGCCGGACTTTTCACGTTCTGGCCGGGGCGCATCATGCATCAGGTGCTTTTCGGTTCCTGA
- the ssb gene encoding single-stranded DNA-binding protein — MAGSVNKVILVGNLGRDPEVRTFQNGGRVCNMRLATSETWRDKASGERRERTEWHSVVIFNENLVKVAEQYLRKGSKVYIEGQIETRKATDQAGAERYFTEIVLRPFRGELTLLDGRSGGGSSEGGDDYSAGGGSDFGSSGGYGGGSSGGRSSGGERKPAAVGGGGKFGGGGDLDDEIPF, encoded by the coding sequence ATGGCGGGCAGCGTCAACAAGGTGATCCTGGTCGGCAATCTCGGCCGCGACCCGGAAGTGCGCACGTTCCAGAACGGCGGACGCGTGTGCAATATGCGGCTGGCCACCTCCGAAACCTGGCGCGACAAGGCGTCGGGAGAGCGTCGCGAGCGCACGGAGTGGCACAGCGTCGTCATCTTCAACGAGAACCTCGTGAAGGTGGCCGAGCAGTATCTGCGCAAGGGCTCTAAGGTCTATATCGAGGGCCAGATCGAGACCCGCAAGGCGACGGACCAGGCCGGTGCGGAACGTTATTTCACCGAGATCGTGCTGCGCCCATTCCGTGGCGAGCTGACGCTTCTCGACGGCCGTAGCGGCGGCGGCTCCTCGGAAGGGGGCGACGACTACAGCGCGGGCGGGGGCAGCGACTTCGGCTCGTCCGGCGGTTATGGCGGCGGCAGCTCCGGCGGCCGGTCCTCGGGCGGGGAGCGCAAGCCCGCTGCCGTGGGCGGCGGCGGTAAGTTTGGCGGCGGTGGCGATCTCGACGATGAAATCCCGTTCTGA